One window of the Chryseobacterium camelliae genome contains the following:
- the priA gene encoding replication restart helicase PriA, with protein MQYAQIILPLNLKGSFTYTVPEELVPQIQKGMRVLVPFRGKKIYTGIVFELHQNQPEGFLAKDIISILDEQPIVPEAQLKFWSWLSDYYLCGLGEIYRFAFPSSLKLESETYLKLKPNAVIDFENLDVNEMYLIQALEVRQLINLTDIEAFIPKKDIIKTINSLIDLQYIEIDEKIAEKYKAKEVAYVKVRDEIIKDMNLMEVLLKLNRAVKQKELFLFILEKQTENPDQPIRKSDLFEDGFFASSHFKALADKHLVEEYYLRKDRLESYEGNIEAIEELSDAQKKAKSDIDAAFEEGKNVLLHGVTSSGKTHIYLEKIEECIQQGKNVLFLLPETSLAKQIIQRLEKKYGKLLGFYHQKLTDFERVEVWKKVRQNDLRILIGTRNALFLPFQNLGLVIVDEEHDSAYRPREVSPYFNARDASLVFGPLYGARVILGSATPSVESYYLAKKNKLTYVLINERFGNVKLPSYEIINFKEAQESKKVTGNFSLKLTDEIKKTLDEHNQVMVLHNRRGYANVVECETCGYVNYCSNCDVVMTYHKAANEMKCHYCGQRASKPRVCPKCHSENLNERGVGVEQIHEEVSKLFPDQEVDRMDVDSMRKKFAYEKLYEKIESRETDIVVGTQMISKGLDFDHVELVTIPKADSMLYVQDFRAEERAYQLITQVSGRAGRVSGNGKIIIQTYHPEHSVFQLITMNDPAKIYEYFLDERKKFHYPPFTRLMMIELKHRKEDRVDRASQFLGSVLRKYLPEECVLGPERAQIAKLNNLYQFQIMLKLPRGKKYEAFKQLVAVSVQEFNEIIAYQSVKKDIFVDY; from the coding sequence TTGCAATACGCCCAGATTATTTTACCGTTAAATTTAAAAGGATCTTTTACTTACACCGTTCCTGAAGAACTTGTACCGCAGATTCAGAAGGGAATGCGGGTATTGGTCCCTTTTCGTGGCAAAAAGATTTACACCGGGATTGTTTTTGAATTGCATCAAAATCAGCCGGAAGGCTTTCTGGCCAAGGATATCATCAGTATTCTGGACGAACAGCCCATTGTGCCGGAAGCCCAGCTTAAATTCTGGAGCTGGCTGTCAGACTATTATCTGTGCGGCCTGGGTGAGATCTACCGTTTTGCTTTTCCATCTTCCCTGAAGCTGGAGAGTGAAACCTACCTGAAGCTAAAGCCCAATGCGGTCATCGATTTTGAAAACCTTGATGTGAATGAAATGTACCTGATCCAGGCCCTGGAAGTCAGGCAGCTCATTAACCTTACGGATATTGAGGCTTTTATTCCCAAGAAAGATATCATCAAAACCATCAATTCCCTGATTGACCTCCAATACATAGAAATTGATGAGAAAATTGCAGAAAAGTATAAAGCGAAAGAAGTCGCTTATGTAAAGGTCCGCGATGAGATTATCAAGGATATGAACCTGATGGAGGTGTTGTTAAAGCTGAACAGGGCGGTAAAACAAAAGGAGCTTTTCCTGTTTATCCTGGAAAAGCAGACCGAGAATCCCGATCAGCCCATCAGAAAGTCAGACCTCTTTGAAGACGGCTTTTTTGCCTCCTCCCATTTTAAAGCGCTTGCCGATAAGCACCTGGTGGAAGAATATTACCTCCGCAAGGACCGGCTGGAAAGTTACGAGGGCAATATAGAAGCCATTGAAGAACTTTCCGATGCACAGAAAAAAGCGAAGTCCGATATTGACGCTGCTTTTGAAGAAGGCAAAAATGTATTGCTGCATGGCGTTACCTCTTCCGGTAAGACCCATATTTACCTGGAAAAAATTGAAGAATGCATTCAGCAGGGTAAAAACGTATTGTTCCTGCTGCCTGAAACGTCACTGGCCAAACAGATCATCCAGCGGCTGGAGAAAAAATACGGGAAGCTGCTTGGTTTTTACCATCAGAAACTGACGGATTTCGAACGGGTGGAAGTATGGAAAAAGGTACGCCAGAATGACCTCAGGATCCTGATCGGAACCCGCAATGCCCTGTTCCTGCCTTTTCAGAACCTGGGACTCGTTATTGTGGATGAAGAACATGATTCTGCATACCGTCCGAGAGAAGTATCGCCGTATTTCAATGCACGGGATGCTTCATTGGTTTTCGGGCCACTGTACGGTGCCCGGGTCATTTTAGGATCGGCAACGCCTTCTGTGGAAAGTTATTATCTCGCCAAAAAAAACAAGCTTACCTATGTCCTGATTAATGAACGGTTTGGAAATGTAAAGCTGCCATCCTATGAAATCATTAATTTCAAAGAAGCCCAGGAATCCAAAAAAGTGACCGGCAATTTTTCCCTGAAACTGACGGATGAAATCAAAAAGACGCTGGATGAGCATAATCAGGTCATGGTATTGCATAACCGCCGCGGCTACGCAAATGTCGTGGAATGTGAAACCTGCGGATATGTTAACTACTGTTCCAACTGCGATGTGGTGATGACGTACCATAAAGCAGCCAATGAAATGAAGTGCCATTACTGTGGACAGCGGGCGTCAAAACCCAGGGTTTGCCCGAAATGCCATTCGGAGAACCTGAATGAAAGAGGAGTGGGCGTGGAGCAGATCCATGAGGAAGTATCCAAACTATTCCCCGATCAGGAGGTGGACCGGATGGATGTAGATTCCATGCGGAAAAAATTTGCGTATGAAAAACTGTATGAGAAAATAGAATCCCGGGAAACGGATATCGTCGTGGGAACCCAGATGATTTCCAAAGGGCTGGATTTTGATCATGTAGAACTCGTAACCATTCCTAAAGCAGATTCCATGCTGTATGTACAGGATTTCAGGGCAGAGGAAAGAGCATATCAGCTGATTACACAGGTTTCCGGAAGGGCCGGCCGGGTTTCCGGGAACGGGAAGATTATCATTCAGACCTATCATCCCGAACATTCCGTTTTTCAGCTGATCACCATGAATGATCCTGCGAAAATCTATGAATATTTCCTGGATGAGCGGAAGAAATTCCACTATCCGCCATTTACGAGGCTCATGATGATTGAACTTAAGCACAGGAAAGAGGACCGGGTCGACCGTGCCTCCCAATTTTTGGGTTCTGTGCTCAGGAAGTACCTGCCGGAAGAATGTGTCCTAGGCCCGGAAAGGGCTCAGATTGCTAAACTGAACAACCTTTATCAGTTTCAGATTATGCTTAAACTGCCGCGCGGAAAGAAATATGAAGCATTTAAGCAATTGGTGGCGGTTAGTGTTCAGGAGTTCAATGAAATAATAGCTTATCAAAGTGTGAAAAAAGATATTTTTGTGGATTATTAA
- a CDS encoding M1 family aminopeptidase, producing the protein MKKLSLLAVTLLFSQQGFSQQLSAEHKGLVDKEMKSFTQKMTAYNVNPNTLNYDLLYQRMEVSLDPAVYNISGSVTSHFKPSQSMSSIYFDLANTLTVSQVQYHGTNLIFQQLPTKEVRIDFASSLPANVTDSLKITYSGPPATDNNAFSSGSQNGTPIISTLSEPYGAQDWFPTKQSMNDKIDRFDFKITAPSQYNVAANGKLMSETQLQNGKKLTFWRTMYPMASYLVALAITNFTKLNDTMGSPPFPFVNYVYPTTANNTSTMSNINWTKQVMDTFETYFGAYPFRNEKYGHMEFQYGGTCMEHQTMSSMSSWDRGVIAHELAHQWFGDKVTCGTWNDIWLNEGFATFGEHLANEKLLMTNTQFMTYLLGQKNYITGAPGGSVYVDDSNLDNIGVIFSSRLSYAKGGYVLRMLKWILGDTAFYQALKEYHSRPNLAYSYAKTADLNTSLLQSTGKDFTEFFNDWIYGEGYPTYTIRWKQNGNQVTFRASQVQSSPTVSFFEMPLPIKVNGTGGQVAYFALNNTTNNQYFTQTVSFPVASVEFNYEYQILEKNSTVAQDATLGTADLPTETFALYPNPARNELNIKGIFQKTDYTIYFTDGKLVRKAAYEPGKAVNIAELVPGTYMFRIKDKDIKFIKY; encoded by the coding sequence ATGAAAAAACTTTCCCTTTTAGCAGTAACCTTATTGTTTAGTCAGCAGGGATTCTCCCAACAGCTGAGTGCAGAACACAAAGGGTTGGTTGATAAGGAAATGAAATCTTTTACCCAAAAGATGACTGCCTATAATGTCAATCCCAATACCCTTAACTATGACCTGCTGTACCAAAGGATGGAGGTCAGCCTGGATCCGGCTGTTTACAATATTTCCGGCTCTGTCACATCGCATTTTAAGCCGTCGCAGAGCATGAGCAGCATCTATTTTGACCTGGCCAATACGCTGACGGTTTCTCAGGTGCAGTATCACGGGACCAACCTCATTTTCCAGCAGCTGCCTACAAAGGAAGTCAGGATTGATTTCGCGTCTTCGCTTCCGGCTAATGTGACGGACTCATTAAAGATTACCTATTCCGGACCGCCGGCTACTGATAACAACGCATTTTCAAGCGGATCACAGAACGGGACACCCATTATTTCCACACTGAGCGAGCCTTACGGAGCCCAGGACTGGTTCCCGACAAAACAAAGCATGAATGATAAGATCGACCGTTTCGACTTTAAAATTACTGCACCATCACAGTACAATGTGGCAGCCAACGGTAAACTGATGTCTGAGACCCAGCTTCAGAATGGGAAAAAGCTCACATTCTGGAGGACCATGTATCCTATGGCTTCTTATCTCGTCGCCCTGGCTATCACCAATTTTACCAAACTGAATGATACCATGGGATCGCCGCCGTTCCCTTTTGTAAACTATGTATACCCAACCACGGCCAATAATACGTCAACGATGTCCAATATCAACTGGACGAAGCAGGTGATGGATACTTTTGAAACTTATTTCGGAGCTTATCCGTTCAGGAATGAGAAATACGGGCATATGGAATTCCAGTACGGCGGGACCTGCATGGAACACCAGACCATGTCTTCCATGAGCAGCTGGGACAGGGGAGTGATTGCCCACGAACTTGCGCATCAGTGGTTTGGCGATAAGGTAACCTGCGGCACGTGGAATGATATCTGGCTGAATGAAGGCTTTGCCACCTTCGGCGAACACCTGGCCAATGAAAAACTTCTGATGACCAATACCCAGTTCATGACTTATCTGCTGGGGCAGAAAAATTATATTACGGGAGCGCCGGGAGGAAGCGTGTATGTGGACGATTCCAATTTGGACAATATCGGAGTGATTTTCAGCAGCAGGCTGTCTTATGCTAAAGGAGGCTATGTTCTCAGGATGCTGAAGTGGATTTTAGGCGATACGGCTTTTTACCAGGCCTTAAAAGAGTATCATTCCAGGCCCAACCTGGCCTACAGCTATGCTAAGACCGCGGATCTTAATACCTCATTACTACAGTCAACCGGCAAGGATTTTACGGAATTCTTCAACGACTGGATCTACGGAGAAGGGTATCCTACGTATACCATCCGCTGGAAACAGAACGGAAATCAGGTTACTTTCAGGGCTTCCCAGGTGCAGAGCAGCCCTACGGTAAGTTTCTTTGAAATGCCGTTACCCATAAAAGTAAACGGAACCGGTGGACAGGTAGCTTATTTTGCCCTGAACAATACCACCAACAACCAGTATTTTACGCAGACCGTATCTTTCCCGGTAGCCAGTGTGGAGTTCAATTATGAATACCAGATCCTGGAGAAAAATTCCACAGTGGCCCAGGATGCGACTTTAGGAACAGCAGATCTCCCAACCGAAACATTTGCCCTTTATCCTAATCCGGCACGCAATGAGCTGAACATAAAAGGAATCTTCCAAAAAACGGATTATACCATCTACTTTACAGACGGAAAGCTGGTTAGAAAGGCTGCCTACGAGCCTGGCAAAGCAGTCAATATCGCTGAGCTGGTTCCGGGAACCTATATGTTCAGGATTAAGGACAAGGATATAAAATTTATCAAATACTAA
- a CDS encoding cupin-like domain-containing protein, which yields MNLSPIPKVRQMNAGDFLKNHMKTAKPVVLEDFVDPGSPAFQKWNYDYFKSIAGDHQVNIYGSEIESLDRVASKPVRQSTFSEYLDQIRTAPTEERLFLFNLLTIKPELKSDLQYHDVTDGKVLKWLPFMFFGGEGSVTRNHIDIDMSHVFITQFQGIKRIWLFPWEQSDLMYKLPYNFHSLANVKEPDYDEFPGLKYINGYEAVIQPGETLYIPSGWWHYIQYETEGYSVSVRALPSSWLEKWRGFKNMVVIRNFDNLMRTIFKERWFRHKVKAARRRADKAIKKQKSFQI from the coding sequence ATGAATCTATCGCCCATACCGAAGGTCAGGCAAATGAATGCCGGAGATTTCCTGAAAAACCATATGAAGACAGCCAAGCCTGTAGTACTGGAAGATTTTGTTGATCCCGGAAGCCCTGCCTTCCAAAAGTGGAATTATGATTATTTTAAATCTATCGCCGGAGACCATCAGGTCAATATTTACGGCAGCGAAATAGAATCTCTCGACAGGGTGGCCAGCAAGCCTGTACGGCAGAGCACGTTCTCCGAATACCTTGACCAGATCCGTACCGCGCCTACTGAAGAACGGCTTTTCCTGTTCAATCTCCTGACCATAAAACCGGAACTTAAAAGCGACCTTCAATATCATGATGTTACCGATGGCAAAGTCCTGAAATGGCTGCCTTTTATGTTTTTCGGAGGCGAAGGCTCTGTGACCCGGAACCACATTGACATTGATATGTCGCATGTTTTTATCACACAATTCCAGGGCATCAAGCGCATCTGGCTTTTCCCATGGGAACAGTCTGACCTGATGTATAAACTGCCATACAATTTCCACAGCCTTGCGAATGTAAAAGAACCGGATTATGATGAGTTCCCCGGACTGAAATACATCAACGGTTATGAAGCGGTCATCCAACCCGGCGAGACCCTGTATATTCCTTCAGGCTGGTGGCACTACATCCAGTACGAAACGGAAGGCTATTCGGTTTCTGTCCGTGCCCTGCCTTCCAGCTGGCTGGAGAAGTGGCGCGGATTCAAAAATATGGTTGTCATCCGTAACTTTGATAACCTGATGCGTACCATTTTCAAAGAGCGCTGGTTCAGGCATAAAGTGAAAGCAGCCAGAAGAAGGGCTGATAAAGCCATTAAAAAACAAAAGAGCTTTCAGATCTAA
- the kbl gene encoding glycine C-acetyltransferase, with translation MISEKYLQHLQNELENIENDGLYKRERIITSQQSAEIEANGKKLLNFCANNYLGLSNHPDVMKASQDMIESHGYGMSSVRFICGTQDIHKQLEQKIADFLGLEDTILYAACFDANGGVFEPLFTEEDAIISDELNHASIIDGVRLCKAARYRYKNNNMEDLEAQLMAASEKDHRFKIIVTDGVFSMDGIVADLKGVCDLADKYNALVMVDDSHATGFIGKTGRGTHEANEVMGRVDIITSTLGKALGGALGGFTSGKKEIIDMLRQRSRPYLFSNSLAPGIVGAALKVLDMISEDTSLRDRVMENAAYFRTEMKAKGFDIPDGDAAIVPVMLYDAPLAQKMAEKLMDEGIYVIGFFYPVVPKGKARIRVQLSAAHTREHLDKAIAAFEKVGKALNVIS, from the coding sequence ATGATCTCTGAAAAATACCTTCAGCATTTACAGAACGAACTTGAGAATATTGAAAATGACGGACTCTACAAAAGAGAGCGCATCATCACTTCCCAGCAGAGTGCTGAGATTGAAGCCAACGGAAAGAAATTACTGAATTTCTGCGCCAATAATTATCTGGGACTATCCAACCATCCTGATGTGATGAAAGCATCCCAGGATATGATTGAATCCCATGGCTACGGAATGTCTTCCGTGCGTTTCATCTGCGGGACTCAGGACATCCACAAACAGCTGGAACAGAAGATTGCTGATTTCCTCGGGCTGGAAGACACTATTCTTTACGCAGCCTGTTTTGATGCCAACGGAGGGGTTTTTGAACCGTTATTTACGGAAGAAGATGCCATTATTTCAGATGAACTGAACCACGCATCCATTATTGATGGGGTACGTCTTTGCAAAGCGGCAAGATACCGGTACAAAAACAACAATATGGAAGACCTGGAAGCGCAGCTGATGGCAGCATCCGAGAAAGATCACAGGTTTAAAATCATTGTAACGGACGGAGTATTTTCCATGGATGGTATTGTTGCTGACCTGAAAGGCGTTTGCGACCTGGCGGATAAATACAATGCGCTGGTAATGGTTGATGATTCCCATGCAACAGGATTCATAGGAAAAACAGGACGCGGAACGCACGAAGCCAATGAAGTAATGGGCAGGGTAGATATTATTACCTCTACTTTAGGAAAGGCCCTTGGAGGAGCTTTGGGCGGATTTACTTCTGGTAAAAAGGAGATCATTGATATGCTGAGACAGCGTTCAAGACCCTATCTGTTCTCCAATTCACTGGCTCCGGGAATCGTTGGGGCTGCGCTGAAAGTATTGGATATGATTTCTGAGGATACGTCTCTTCGTGACCGTGTCATGGAAAATGCAGCCTATTTCAGGACCGAAATGAAAGCAAAGGGGTTTGATATCCCGGACGGGGACGCTGCTATAGTTCCGGTGATGCTGTATGATGCGCCTCTCGCTCAGAAAATGGCTGAAAAGCTGATGGATGAAGGCATTTATGTGATCGGGTTCTTCTATCCGGTGGTGCCGAAAGGAAAAGCAAGGATCAGGGTACAGCTTTCCGCAGCCCATACCAGAGAACATCTGGATAAAGCCATTGCCGCTTTTGAAAAAGTAGGTAAGGCACTGAATGTGATTTCTTAA
- a CDS encoding CopD family protein, producing MLYTIIKALHIIFMVSYFAGIFYLVRIFVYYKDTDAFPEDKKRILREQYIFMARRLWNIITVPAGVIMAVCGIIMIFLNTGLMKTPWFHLKLTFLVGLAAYHYWCWKKVLRLKELNGQTLETANIKLRQANEIATFILFLVVFTVILKSMVIEYWWQLITGFFVLVVLIMMTVKLVNKNKKK from the coding sequence ATGCTGTACACCATTATCAAAGCACTGCACATTATCTTCATGGTGAGCTATTTTGCAGGGATTTTCTACCTGGTAAGGATCTTTGTGTACTACAAGGATACCGATGCCTTTCCGGAAGACAAGAAACGCATTTTACGGGAACAGTATATTTTCATGGCGCGAAGGCTGTGGAACATCATCACGGTCCCTGCCGGAGTGATTATGGCGGTATGCGGGATCATCATGATTTTCCTGAATACGGGACTGATGAAAACGCCCTGGTTCCACCTGAAGCTTACCTTCCTGGTAGGGCTGGCTGCGTACCACTACTGGTGCTGGAAGAAAGTGCTGCGGCTGAAGGAGCTTAACGGGCAAACCCTTGAAACCGCAAATATCAAATTGAGGCAGGCTAATGAGATTGCGACTTTTATTCTCTTCCTGGTCGTGTTTACCGTGATCCTGAAATCTATGGTGATTGAATACTGGTGGCAATTAATTACCGGATTTTTCGTTCTGGTAGTGCTGATCATGATGACGGTGAAGCTGGTGAATAAAAACAAGAAAAAATAA
- a CDS encoding ABC transporter permease, whose product MFAILKKELWSYFGNWSAWVIMAAFSLIVTLFLFFFDNDSNIFEIGMASLQSYFVLVPWLLMFIIPALSMKTFAEEHQTGTLNWLFSQPLKVSDLVFGKFLSVWIVGILCLIPSLIYLYTVYVLGVPAGNIDLGMTFGSYIGLIILIAAFSGVGILASSLSQNQIMAYLLGVFMCFIMYFGIEQLASYKLLGGADFILQSIGFYQHFLGFTRGLIDFKDVAYFVLMIGITLVLSNHFIQKKK is encoded by the coding sequence ATGTTTGCAATTTTAAAAAAAGAACTCTGGAGTTATTTCGGGAACTGGAGCGCCTGGGTGATTATGGCGGCATTCAGCCTGATCGTTACGCTCTTCCTGTTTTTTTTCGATAACGATTCCAATATCTTCGAAATCGGGATGGCTTCCCTGCAAAGTTATTTTGTGCTGGTGCCGTGGCTGCTGATGTTCATTATTCCGGCCCTTTCCATGAAGACCTTTGCCGAAGAGCATCAGACCGGGACCCTGAACTGGCTGTTTTCGCAGCCTCTGAAAGTTTCGGACCTTGTTTTCGGGAAGTTCCTTTCGGTATGGATCGTGGGTATTCTTTGCCTCATCCCTTCACTGATCTACCTGTACACCGTATATGTATTAGGCGTTCCTGCCGGGAATATCGACCTTGGGATGACCTTCGGGAGCTATATCGGGTTAATTATTTTAATTGCAGCCTTTTCAGGTGTGGGAATCCTGGCTTCATCACTTTCCCAGAACCAGATCATGGCTTACCTTTTGGGCGTTTTCATGTGTTTCATCATGTATTTCGGGATCGAGCAGCTGGCCAGTTACAAGCTGCTGGGCGGTGCAGACTTCATCCTGCAGAGCATAGGTTTTTACCAGCACTTTTTAGGGTTTACCAGAGGGCTGATTGATTTCAAAGATGTCGCCTATTTTGTCCTGATGATCGGTATTACCTTAGTATTGTCCAACCATTTTATCCAAAAAAAGAAGTAA
- the dacB gene encoding D-alanyl-D-alanine carboxypeptidase/D-alanyl-D-alanine-endopeptidase gives MVNFRKYVSGITVLATGFFFAQSTVSTVLYSQAYDNQKSTLNLPSPVTAAVEKTVLSAKELVDINVNTMMADPVLKNATWGFVVYDPKTKKVISSYNETTPLVPASTTKLLTTETAMNLLGENYRWMTQLEYSGSIDENGVLNGNLYLVGSGDPSLGTNKAGAWSYRDIISDFMGGMSREGIKKVNGDIIIQTALFKGNISGLPENVVWLEHNNYYLPAGTTQEINPANEKLIVKNSTGFSADKKYFYVSPYVKKVVYADKYEGNGILTTKLPDAPAYLANTFRTTLVKSGIAVTGKVTPKMTDANPESRKMLAMYKSPTLGDIIYYTNQHSDNSLAEALLKTVGFQKLGDQTSESGRVVVTEHLRERNFDIQGLNYMDGSGLSRSNHVTPIAQAKFLTSLMDEKYYNTYLHSLPVGGQSGTLKRMFIGTGNGQVFAKTGTLNKVKTLAGYLKTNTGKTLVFSLMVNNYAGSVDMVKKRMEKILEPALDL, from the coding sequence ATGGTAAATTTCAGAAAATATGTTTCAGGTATTACGGTTTTGGCCACTGGTTTTTTCTTTGCCCAATCTACCGTTTCCACAGTACTGTATTCACAGGCTTACGACAATCAGAAAAGCACTTTAAATCTTCCTTCTCCTGTCACTGCTGCAGTAGAGAAGACCGTTTTGTCAGCCAAAGAGCTCGTGGATATCAATGTTAATACCATGATGGCGGATCCGGTGCTTAAGAATGCAACCTGGGGCTTCGTGGTATATGACCCGAAAACGAAGAAGGTGATTTCTTCGTATAACGAAACCACACCGCTGGTCCCTGCTTCCACCACCAAACTCCTGACCACCGAGACGGCCATGAACCTGCTTGGAGAAAACTACCGCTGGATGACCCAGCTGGAGTATTCCGGAAGTATTGATGAAAATGGAGTGCTGAACGGAAACCTCTACCTTGTAGGAAGCGGCGACCCTTCTTTGGGAACCAACAAGGCGGGTGCATGGTCGTACAGGGATATTATTTCAGATTTCATGGGCGGAATGTCACGTGAGGGGATCAAAAAGGTAAATGGTGATATTATAATCCAGACAGCGCTTTTCAAAGGCAATATTTCAGGGCTTCCGGAAAATGTTGTTTGGTTGGAACATAATAATTACTACCTCCCGGCAGGGACCACTCAGGAAATCAATCCGGCCAACGAGAAACTGATTGTTAAAAACAGCACCGGTTTTTCTGCGGATAAGAAATACTTTTATGTTTCACCGTATGTGAAGAAAGTAGTGTACGCAGACAAATACGAAGGCAACGGCATTCTGACGACAAAGCTTCCTGATGCTCCGGCTTATCTTGCCAATACCTTCAGGACGACTCTTGTAAAAAGCGGTATTGCCGTAACCGGAAAGGTAACCCCGAAAATGACGGATGCCAATCCTGAAAGCCGTAAAATGCTTGCCATGTACAAATCACCTACGCTCGGTGATATCATCTACTATACCAATCAGCACAGTGACAATTCCCTGGCAGAAGCGCTTCTTAAAACGGTAGGCTTCCAGAAACTGGGTGACCAGACTTCGGAGTCCGGAAGAGTTGTGGTAACGGAACATCTGAGAGAGCGGAATTTTGATATACAGGGGCTGAACTATATGGACGGCAGCGGGCTTTCAAGAAGCAATCACGTAACGCCTATTGCCCAGGCCAAGTTTTTGACTTCTTTGATGGATGAGAAATATTACAATACATATCTCCATTCTCTACCGGTAGGCGGCCAGTCAGGCACACTGAAAAGAATGTTCATCGGAACCGGAAACGGGCAGGTATTTGCGAAGACGGGAACTCTGAATAAAGTGAAAACCCTTGCAGGATATCTTAAAACCAATACTGGAAAGACATTGGTCTTCTCATTAATGGTTAATAATTATGCAGGATCTGTGGATATGGTGAAAAAAAGAATGGAGAAAATTCTTGAACCTGCATTAGATTTATAG
- a CDS encoding AEC family transporter, producing the protein MVNFVLIAVCILAGMVFKATKSIHPDAHKGINTWILYLALPAVSFKYLPKVQWTKEMLFPIVATFLIAVVCFFVMKIYSRSKSYSERSRSTMELVSGYSNTSFIGFPLISAFYGESLLSIAIICDQTMFFALSTLGIIAAVRGGSKSGKVSAAFILKRLLTFPPLLGCLAALVLSRYIDFTAAEPFFDKLAATVSPLALFSVGLQLKFNGWKKLIPQMSVSMLYKLILAPAIVLGLALLIGIKGDVAKITVFEAAMPTVVTSSIIAEQFRLNTKLTNLIIGFSIIVGFITSALWYQITVLLF; encoded by the coding sequence ATGGTTAATTTTGTTCTGATCGCAGTCTGTATCCTTGCAGGTATGGTATTTAAGGCAACAAAGTCTATTCACCCGGATGCGCATAAAGGGATCAATACCTGGATCCTGTACCTTGCGCTTCCTGCGGTTTCCTTTAAATACCTGCCTAAAGTGCAGTGGACCAAAGAAATGCTTTTTCCTATTGTCGCCACTTTTCTCATCGCGGTGGTCTGTTTCTTCGTGATGAAAATATACAGCAGGAGCAAAAGCTATTCGGAAAGGTCGAGAAGTACCATGGAACTGGTGAGCGGCTACAGCAATACCTCGTTCATCGGCTTTCCTCTGATCAGCGCTTTTTACGGGGAAAGCCTGCTAAGCATTGCGATCATCTGTGACCAGACGATGTTTTTTGCCCTTTCCACGCTGGGAATTATTGCGGCTGTGCGTGGTGGAAGCAAATCAGGAAAAGTAAGTGCGGCATTTATTCTCAAAAGGCTGCTGACCTTCCCGCCGCTTTTAGGCTGCCTGGCAGCATTGGTATTGTCGAGGTATATCGATTTTACTGCTGCAGAACCGTTTTTCGACAAGCTTGCCGCCACGGTAAGTCCGCTGGCTTTGTTTTCTGTCGGGTTGCAGCTTAAATTCAACGGATGGAAAAAGCTCATTCCTCAGATGTCCGTATCTATGCTCTACAAACTTATCCTGGCGCCGGCGATCGTTCTGGGCCTGGCGCTGCTGATTGGCATTAAAGGGGATGTGGCAAAAATTACGGTCTTCGAAGCTGCGATGCCTACAGTAGTTACTTCCAGCATTATTGCAGAACAGTTCAGGCTCAATACGAAACTTACCAACCTGATTATCGGATTCAGCATCATCGTCGGATTCATAACTTCTGCGCTCTGGTACCAGATAACGGTACTGTTATTCTAA